A genome region from Streptomyces antimycoticus includes the following:
- a CDS encoding maleylpyruvate isomerase N-terminal domain-containing protein, producing the protein MDLFSRAWTALRTAVAELPDEDFARPSGCAGWLVRDLVCHLIIDAQDVLITLVTPAETEPTRNAVTYWEVAETPPTGDDPLDALTVRMAAAYEEPWLLKFHLDDVGSAAGRAAELADPGLWVSTREEVFTAGDYLSVYVLEWTLHHLDLIAHLPGAAGPSAESLAGAREMLERIAGAAFPASWSDTDALLVGTGRRAATDAERAELAELAAKFPVFLG; encoded by the coding sequence GTGGATCTCTTCTCACGCGCGTGGACAGCGTTGCGCACGGCGGTCGCCGAGCTCCCGGACGAGGACTTCGCCCGGCCCTCCGGCTGTGCCGGCTGGCTCGTACGGGACCTGGTGTGCCACCTGATCATCGATGCCCAGGACGTCCTGATCACCCTCGTGACACCCGCCGAGACGGAACCCACGCGCAACGCGGTGACCTACTGGGAGGTCGCCGAAACGCCGCCGACCGGCGACGACCCGCTCGACGCGCTGACCGTCCGGATGGCCGCCGCGTACGAGGAGCCGTGGCTGCTGAAATTCCACCTCGACGACGTCGGCTCCGCCGCCGGGCGCGCGGCCGAGCTCGCCGACCCGGGGCTGTGGGTCAGCACCCGCGAGGAGGTGTTCACCGCGGGCGACTACCTCTCCGTGTACGTGCTGGAGTGGACCCTGCACCACCTCGACCTGATCGCACACCTCCCGGGCGCTGCGGGACCGTCCGCCGAGAGCCTCGCCGGGGCACGCGAGATGCTGGAGCGGATCGCCGGGGCGGCGTTCCCCGCGTCGTGGTCCGACACGGACGCACTTCTGGTCGGCACCGGCCGACGAGCCGCGACCGATGCGGAGCGGGCCGAGCTGGCCGAACTGGCCGCGAAATTCCCGGTCTTCCTCGGATAG